The following DNA comes from Cololabis saira isolate AMF1-May2022 chromosome 7, fColSai1.1, whole genome shotgun sequence.
TCTCTGGTCTGGATGCCGTActagtttaattattttattttaattattttacagaTTTCTCTGGTCAGGATGCCGTACtagtttaatattttaatattttattttattattttatagatTTCTCTGGTCAGGTTGCCGTActagtttaattattttattttaattttatagaTTTCTCTGGTCAGGATGCCGTACTAGTTTAATTcttatatcttttattttaattattttacagaTTTCTCTGGTCAGAATGCCGTACtagtttaattatttaattattttattttaattattttccagATTTCTCTGGTCAGAATGCCGTACTAGTTtaatctttaattttattttaatgattttacAGATTTCTCTGGTCAGAATGCCGTACtagtttaatattttaattattttatttaaattattttacagaTTTCTCTGGTCAGAATGCCGTACtagtttaatattttaattattttattttaattattttacagaTTTCTCTGGTCAGAATGCCGTACtagtttaatatttaattttaatgattttacAGATTTCTCTGGTCAGAATGCAGTACtagtttaatatttaattttattttaattattttacagaTTTCTCTGGTCAGAATGCCGTACtagtttaattatttaattattttattttacagattTCTCTGGTCAGAATGCAGTACTAGTTTAATCTTTAAtttaatgatttaattttaattattttacagaTTTCTCTGGTCAGAATGCCGTACtagtttaattatttaattattttatttaaattattttacagaTCTCTCTGGTCAGAATGCCGTACtagtttaattatttaattattttatttaaattattttacagaTTTCTCTGGTCAGAATGCCGTACtagtttaatattttaattattttattataattattttacaGATTTCTCTGGTCAGAATGCCGTACtagtttaatatttaatttaattattttattataattattttacaGATTTCTCTGGTCAGGATGCCGTACTAGTTTaatctttaatttaattattttattataattattttacaGATTTCTCTGGTCAGAATGCCGTACtagtttaatattttaattatttaatttaaattattttacagaTTTCTCTGGTCAGAATGCCGTACtagtttaatattttaattattttattataattattttacaGATTTCTCTGGTCAGAATGCCGTACGCCTGCAAGCTTCTGTTCCAGGAACTGATGTCCATGAGCATCGCTCCTCGTATGATGACGTCATAGAGCCTTCGGCCAATCAGAGGCTTCGCTGCAGAACAGGACGTGACATCACAGAACAGGACGTGACATCACGGAACAGGACGTGACATCACGGAACAGGACGTGACATCACGgaacaggaagtgacatcacggaacaggaagtgacatcacggaacaggaagtgacatcacaGAACAGGACGTGACATCACAgaacaggaagtgacatcagCAGAACAGGATGTGACTTCACCGgaacaggaagtgacatcagCATCTGAAAGTGAAAGTAGAAGatagttttttgtttgattttagttttttgtttcatgttatttttgtatttgtaaaagGAAATAAAGACGTTTCTTGAGTCACTGGGTTGTTGGATCTTATTGGTTTGGAGATGGAGAGTAGTAGAAGTAGAAGTTTATTACAGACTCGTGGtccatacaaaaacaaaccaataacAAAGGACAAAATACATACAAGACATAAAACCTGCAGCAGGGACAGTTCCAAAtacaagctcctttaagccgaTGTCTCCTGAGACGAGAGGAGAATCTGACGCAGGAGTATCAGCTCTTCCCAGGTCATTTATATCCACAATGATTCACACACTCATCCAAACGGCACATGAAACTGTGCATTACATTCCTAAGAACTGCTTGGAGAGTATTGACTCTTGCAGCCACAAACATCTCACTTTACTGCACCCTCTAGATTCTCATAGCATCATTATATGCAGCTTGAAGTTTGTGGAAACTTACTTTTTTAAAACTTGACCACAAGTGGCCAGTGTAGAGTGGTGAACAATAAACTCTAAAGAGATGAATCTTCACAGCTTCTGAGCACATGCTGAACCTGCGTGTGAGGATGTTGTTCCTGTGCAGCACTGTCTggatatcatcatcatcatcaccgtcaccgtcatcatcaccatcatcatcatcaccatcatcatcatcatcatcatccatgtGTTCTGGGATAAAATGGCTGAGATATTTGACCGTACTGCAAACATGGAGACCATTAAAAGATCATTTAAAATCAGGAAATATTTTCCCCTTGTCCTCTTTACTTCTACAGATTAAGACAACACTCTTACTGGCATTATACTTTATCATTATATTATATACCTGGTTCTCATTCCAGTAGGCTAAGAGTCTTACTATGCTCCCAGGTCCCAGGTATTCCTCTTTGGGTTAACTCTAAAAACAGCTTGTTGTGATTGATGCGTCAAAAGCTTTTGACGCATCAATAAAGGACATAATGACTGATGAATTCTGCCCCCTATATCTGTTTACTATTTCCTTTAGTGCATAAATGCAAAGGTCAGTGCCATGCTTGGGTTTAAATCCAAACTGGTTATCTGTGGAGTAAATGATTTAATCTGTGTAACAGAATCATTTCCATCACTTTAGACACTATACTCGCTAAAGCTATAGGTTGTAGTTGTCTATACTACTAACTTTACCAGTCTTGTCCTTTATAACTGGGACTAATAAAACAGAGAGCATGGAGTCAGGAAGCATAAATGAGACATAAAACCAGTAAAACACGATGCAAGGAGGGGAAATGTCCTCACACTGGCATATTTAAGGTGCTCAGCATCAATTCCATCTAAGCCACTTGCTTTGTTATTAGATAACGTGTGTATTTCATTATAAACCTCCTGGGCAGTGATTCCCATACAGTCCTTACTCTGGATGTAATCTACCTTATAAGATTAACTGTTAATACAGTTAAAGTACTATAGTGCTGCCGCCACAACTCAGCGTTATTGTGTGCACCGGATGGGCCTGTCCCGGCCCTGTCCCAGGCGTGTCCCGGCCCTGTCCCGGGCCTGTCCCGAGCCTGTCCCGGTCCTGTCCCGGCCCTGTCCCGGCCCTGTCCCGAGCCTGTCCCGGCCCTGTCCCGGCCCTGTCCCAGGCGTGTCCCGGCCCTGTCCCGGCCCTGTCCCAGGCCTGTCCCAAGCCTGTCCCGGCCCTGTCCCGAGCCTGTCCCGGCCCTGTCCCGAGCCTGTCCCGGCCCTGTCCCGAGCCTGTCCCGGCCCTGTCCCAGGCCTGTCCCGGCCCTGTCCCAGGCCTGTCCCGGCCCTGTCCCGGCCCTGTCCCAGCCCTGCCCCAGCCCTGTCCCAGCCCTGTCCCGAGCCTGTCCCGGCCCTGTCCCAGGCCTGTCCCGGCCCTGTCCCAGCCCTGTCCCGGCCCTGTCCCAGCCCTGTCCCAGCCCTGTCCCGGCCCTGTCCCGAGCCTGTCCCGGCCCTGTCCCAGGCCTGTCCGGGCCTTTCCCAGCCCTGTCCCAGCCCTGTCCCGGCCCTGTCTCGGCCCTGTCCCCGCCCTGTCCCGGCCCTGTCCCAGGCCTGTCCCGGCCCTGTCCCGAGCCTGTCCCGGCCCTGTCCCGAGCCTGTCCCGGCCCTGTCCCGAGCCTGTCCCGGCCCTGTCCCAGGCCTGTCCCGGCCCTGTCCCAGGCCTGTCCCGGCCCTGTCCCGGCCCTGTCCCAGCCCTGCCCCAGCCCTGTCCCAGCCCTGTCCCGAGCCTGTCCCGGCCCTGTCCCAGGCCTGTCCCGGCCCTGTCCCAGCCCTGTCCCGGCCCTGTCCCAGCCCTGCCCCAGCCCTGTCCCAGCCCTGTCCCGGCCCTGTCCCGAGCCTGTCCCGGCCCTGTCCCAGGCCTGTCCGGGCCTTTCCCAGCCCTGTCCCAGCCCTGTCCCGGCCCTGTCTCGGCCCTGTCCCCGCCCTGTCCCGGCCCTGTCCCAGGCCTGTCCCGGCCCTGTCCCGGCCCTGTCCCCGCCCTGTCCCGGCCCTGTCCCCGCCCTGTCCCAGGCGTGTCCCGGCCCTGTCCCAGGCCTGTCCCAGCCCTGCCCTTGTCTGGGTCTGCCAACCCTGTCCCGGCCCTGTCTCAGCCCTGTCCCAGCCCTGTCCCAGGCATGTCCCGGCCCTGTCCCAGCCCTGTCCCGGCCCAGTCCCGGCCGTGTCCCGGCCCTGTCCCGGCCCTGTCCCAGCCCTGTCCCAGGCATGTCCCGGCCCTGTCCCAGCCCTGTCCCGGCCCTGTCCCAGGAGTGTCCCGGCCCTGTCCCAGCCCTGTCCCAGCCCTGTCCCAGGCGTGTCCCGGCCCTGTCCCAGCCCTGTCCCGGCCCTGTCCCGGCCCTGTCCCAGCCCTGTCCCAGGCCTGTCCCAGGCCTGTCCCGAGCCTGTCCCGAGCCTGTCCCGGCCCTGTCCCGAACCTGTCCCAGGCCTGTCCCAGGCCTGTCCCAGGCCTGTCCCAGCCCAGTGATGCTCAGCTACAACCTCATTCCAACCAGGTTTGGTGTTGTAGGTTTTACGGTTTTTATGTCTGGGGTTTGGTTTACTGCTTTCATGCAGTTATATAtatgattatattattatacataagACAGAGAGCTCGCCGGTGCACTTCCTCCTTACAGTTTGGATCCCTACATAAAAGAGCATTTTTGCAAATATATACTTTACTTAAATAAATCTCTGTAAGAGCATAAAAAGCTAAAAGATCTGCGTCTGAGTGAGGTCCAGTCCACTTTTACCGTGTTATTGTTTCCCTCCTCACCTGCTACACCAGGTACCTGCTGGTCCATGAACGGTCCATGAGCATCAGCACTAGCACAACGGTCCATGAGCATCAGCAGTGCTAACACAACGGTCCATGAGCATCAGTGCTAACACAACGGTCCATGAGCATCAGCAGTGCTAACACAACGGTCCATGAGCATCAGCAGTGCTAACACAACGGTCCATGAGCATCAGCAGTGCTAACACAACGGTCCATGAGCATCAGCAGTGCTAATACAACGGTCCATGAGCATCAGCAGTGCTAATACAACGGTCCATGAGCATCAGCAGTGCTAACACAACGGTCCATGAGCATCAGCAGTGCTAACACAACGGTCCATGAGCACGGTCCAGCTATGATGTAGAATGCCAGGCCTCACTTATATATGTTTAGCTATTTGCGGGCAAACAGCCTTTGCTTGACAATATGAGTTTTGATGAAGCATTCCAACAGCACGTGgcccctgcagggacaacgacgccttgcagattgctccAGCCTCATACCCCGCTCAAGACATTGTCACACAAGTtccggcgtcttgcatccctgccgagacagGCACCGGGGGAGTGGCTTCCACTTCCAGCTCCTTCAGAGACGGGGACTCAATaccatatatggacttcctgaccCAGGGGGTAGTCCCGAATTGGAAGATCACaggcttcttgtataaaaaccctgttgtaAAATCTCTCGGGGTCGGCATATCAACCAGACTTTGGTCTGTGTAGATccgctcaccgccggctgaataaaactcatataccacaaagcggacttctgaaatgGTTTGGTAAATTCCCCAACAGTTTATTATCCTCACAGAATTggaacaaatgagatgcaaacaGTTATATCTTGAATAAAAGAATTAATAAATCCAAGTCTATGCAAATACTCATCTTCATTCTTTCCACATTCATAAGGTTTATACACATGGAGAATGACAAAATCCTTATCTTTGTGGATAAAATGTACAGCAATACACCAGTCCACACAAGTCTGATCACCTTTATCCATCAATGAGTCTAGCTTCTAGTTCCACAGAATGGCCACGCCCCCATGTATGACCACGCCCCCATGTATGACCACGCCCCCGGTATGACCACGCCCCCAGGTATGGCCACGCCCCCGGTATGACCACGCCCCCAGGTATGGCCACGCCCCCAGGTCTCCTCCCATAGAGAGGTCTGTTGTGACTCCCCAGCCCCATGGCAATTAGGATTAaaacagtttaatttatccAGATCTTGTTTGGCTAAAAAAGTCTCTTGCATacacagtatataataataataataataataataataataataataataataataataataataatagattttatATCACACTTGTCTAAAAGATTGGACAACAGGATGGCTAGCTTTATCCCCAGCGCTCTGACCCAAACGCCACGGCAGTTGTCGTTGtttagatactttattaatcctttgCAGGAAATGAAGGTGttacatcagcagcatcagggcGTTTTTACACGCATGCATTCAACACAAAGATTAAAAACACATCCAATGAAAAAACTGATCACTTAGAATTaaaattagatttaaaattaaaatgttgGGGTACTAAAGTGCTAAGAATAAAGTGCTGGAGTTTTGCACATTATAGAGCTTGATAGAGGTCTGGGAGCTGGGACAGGGCTGGGAACGACTTTCTGTAGCGTtgttgtaccagttatagtaccagttataaatatataatattttcttCATAGCCAGAGGGAAATGGGAGGGTTTgaaaacatcataaatgtgtaccgttgcctagcaacgggTACAAACATTCGTGTCTCACTTTACCTTCCCTAAGGCTAGTGCtagaatgaaaagagaaaaatgatATTTAATCTCCTGAAAGAGACACACCTAACACGTAAGGGTTTTAAAAACTCCTGCTTTTCTTCTCATGAAGGGAAATGCCCGGTGGGCACACCAACTCTGGATCCACAagtagaataaaaaacaaaggcTGAAGCTTTAAACTTTATATACTAAAGAaatgcgtgtatgtatgtatgtatgtatatatatatatatatgtatttatatacagtatatatatatatatatatatatatataatatatatatatatatatatatatatatatatatatatatatatatatatatatatatatatatatatgtatttatatacagtatatagtgTACAGTATACACCTGACGTGCATCTGGGAAACAGAACCAAACAGACTTTATGGAGACGGAATCCGAGCCTTTTAAACGACCCATTATGTCAAAGTTTTGTAAGGAAGGAATTAAAGGATTATATGTCACATAAAGATAATGGGACGTGTTTCCTGGTAATAATAACAGCCTTGGATCCTCCCATAATATACTAGGACCTAGTTTATTCTGGGAGGATCCAAGGCTGTTATTCCAGGTTAGGGTTAAAGAGAAACTAAAGATTTAACAGAACTAAAATCATTGGAGAGAAAACATATGGAATATAATAACGGTAACCTTTTACATCAGATTAAGCATATAAAACAAAGCCTAAATTAtatttatgaaagtgaaatggaaagaaaagctaaatttatcaaacaaaacTTTTATGAAAATGGTCCAAAATCTGAGAAACTACTACCATGGAGGAAACGTAAAAGAATAGCAGAGAGATGCATAATTAAAGATCCTCAGACTCTTTAACAGCAAAACGTATAAACTTAAACTGGTACGACACGTCACAAACTGGAAGACATTCAGTACGTTTTTGAAACATTCAattcagagaccagaacatcaacataaacccccgagcaattgttACATAACCAatggaggtaaaaactcccctagtgggagaaaagcagacaggtggaagcagcaacagcagacatccacgtaggcaggtggaagcagcagcgggatgaccagatgggggggaccgggaacacaggccagaacgcagctcccgaggctccggcctgcaaacatgcacaaaagagaaaaaaaggggggccggcacaagaaactacaggaacgatggacaaaaatgatagctatgagatacttataataaataaaaatggaaatggagaagagaggcagggaagaggagaggagaagaagggtgagaggcaccgcccagtggatcatgtcggtcccccctgcagcataggcctatagcagcatatctaccaccaagctatatttgagactaactattatagttttgttctatagctgcaactatgactactgactctaacacactagagtttacactacctagagatttaccaacaccagctagaggtttactaaacactaactataggctttactaaacagaaaggttttaagtttagttttaaaggtggaggtggtgtcagcctccttaacccagattggaagttggttccatagtaatggtgcctgatagcagaacgcccgccctccaaatctacatttagatactctaggaactacgagtaaacctgcactctgagagcagagagctctgccaggaacataaggctctatcaggtcttgtaaatactgcggagctaagccgttttgggctttatatgcaagtaataaaattttaaattgaattctgaattttacaggtaaccaatggagcgacgctaacactggagagacgtggtctctcctgctgattcctgtcagcactcgtgctgctgcattctggatcagctggagcctattcagcaaattacttggacatcctgctaataacacattacagtaatccagtctagaagatacaaacgcatgaactagtttttctgcatcactctgcgagaggattttcctaatctttgcaatattacggagatggaaaaacgctattttacaaacctgattaacatatggtttaaatgacaaatcctgatcgaaaacaacaccaaggtttcttaCTTATTACTTATTACTTATTACTTATTACGTATAAGAACTTCTATGCACAAGCAGCCGAGTTAGGAACTGTATCAAACTTTCTATTGTCTTTAGATTTATCAACAGAACAAAATAATGACTAAAGAGAAACCAGAGGAAGAAATAAATAAGGCGATATCGAGACTGGTTTAAGGGAAACATTGATACTAATCCTAAAAGAATGTTTTAACTCCGTTCTTAGAGGAGACGCCATAAATATAATAATCTGTGATTCCCAAAACAGGGAAAGACAGAACAGAATGTAACTCGTGTTTTATGAACATGAATCCGTTCATGAGTCTTTTCTCAACCACGACTTACTGACATGTTCactaactggtactactgacgTTCAGCATCATTTTAACAAGAACAACGACCTGgaactaaataaaactaaactaaataaacCACAAAACAAGGAAGAAGGAAATGGTTTTACTGAACGTGAAGTCGAGACACTTGTAGAAGAAAAGGAGATGgtttttatttggttttatttggttttattttagaAGAACTTTCCCTCCTGGAGGACGATGGATGGACAACAACATGTGATTTATTGGTTTATTGATCAGAAACAGCAGAATTGAACATCAAACTGATCATCGATCGGCTCTGGAACCCAGAACTTTTTTATTCAATTCagagtaaaataaaaacatactttTTATGTCCAGTTCCAACAGATTAATCAAGTTTTCTGactgaacagaaaaaaagaatcacACTTTTACAGATTATTGTTAAACACGTCCATCGTTGATCTAATCAcgccgttgccatggcgacACGTTTCCTGACTGGACAGAAAagtcatgtttgttttgttttaaaggtgataaatgataaaaatgtttaaatgcagcgagaaaagaagaaacttttagatagaattcaattaaaaaattaaaacatttctgaaataagCGAAGAAGTCTTTTTCAACTCTTCCATGAAAGATGAAATAATCTGTTCCAGCGACGATTCACCGATCAATGATCAATGATCATCAGCTGATCACAGCTCCCCGATCTTCACCGATCAATGATCAATGATCAAAGATCATCAGCTGATCACAGCTCGCCGTCCTTGATCACTGGAAGGAAATGACATCATCAGTCAGAAATAGGGCTGGAACAATATAtctgccacgaaatttcgtgatacaaaaacggcacgaacgtgtcgtggaggtgacaaactgtatctgaTACTGGATTATTAacattaatctattgtgttgactagtaacaaccacacctcgacccgcggaccaaaatcttcctccgctcagaagaaactagttccgttttgagctctgtacttttactgatgtaaggctggtgtagagttaaaccttattaaattaaacctttactgatgtaaggctggtgtagagttaaaccttattaaattaaacctttactgatgtaaggctggtgtagagttaaaccttattaaattactttactgatgtaaggctggtgtagagttaaaccttattaaattactttactgatgtaaggctggtgtagagttaaaccttattaaattactttactgatgtaaggctggtgtagagttaaaccttattaaattaaacttttactgatgtaaggctggtgtagagttaaaccttattaaattactttactgatgtaaggctggtgtagagttaaaccttattaaattactttactgatgtaaggctggtgtagagttaaaccttattaaattactttactgatgtaaggctggtgtagagttaaaccttattaaattactttactgatgtaaggctggtgtagagttaaaccttattaaattactttactgatgtaaggctggtgtagagttaaaccttattaaattaaaccttttactgatgtaaggctggtgtagagttaaaccttattaaattaaattaaacttttactgatgtaaggctggtgtagagttaaaccttattaaattaaacttttactgatgtaaggctggtgtagagttaaaccttattaaattactttactgatgtaaggctggtgtagagttaaaccttattaaattactttactgatgtaaggctggtgtagagttaaaccttattaaattaaacctttactgatgtaaggctggtgtagagttaaaccttattaaattaaaccttttactgatgtaaggctggtgtagagttaaaccttattaaattaaattaaacttttactgatgtaaggctggtgtagagttaaaccttattaaattactttactgatgtaaggctggtgtagagttaaaccttattaaattaaattaaacctttactgatgtaaggctggtgtagagttaaaccttattaaattaaacctttactgatgtaaggctggtgtagagttaaaccttattaaattaaattaaacctttactgatgtaaggctggtgtagagttaaaccttattaaattactttactgatgtaaggctggtgtagagttaaaccttattaaattaaacttttactgatgtaaggctggtgtagagttaaaccttattaaattaaacctttactgatgtaaggctggtgtagagttaaaccttattaaattactttactgatgtaaggctggtgtagagttaaaccttattaaattaaacttttactgatgtaaggctggtgtagagttaaaccttattaaattaaacctttactgatgtaaggctggtgtagagttaaaccttattaaattaaacctttactgatgtaaggctggtgtagagttaaaccttattaaattaaacctttactgatgtaaggctggtgtagagttaaaccttattaaattactttactgatgtaaggctggtgtagagttaaaccttattaaattaaacttttactgatgtaaggctggtgtagagttaaaccttattaaattaaacctttactgatgtaaggctggtttagagttaaaccttattaaattaaacctttactgatgtaaggctggtgtagagttaaaccttattaaattaaacctttactgatgtaaggctggtgtagagttaaaccttattaaattaaacttttactgatgtaaggctggtgtagagttaaaccttattaaattaaacctttactgatgtaaggctggtgtagagttaaaccttattaaattaaaccttttactgatgtaaggctggtgtagagttaaaccttattaaattactttactgatgtaaggctggtgtagagttaaaccttattaaattaaacctttactaatgtaaggctggtgtagagttaaaccttattaaattactttactgatgtaaggctggtgtagagttaaaccttattaaattactttactgatgtaaggctggtgtagagttaaaccttattaaattactttactgatgtaaggctggtgtagagttaaaccttattaaattactttactgatgtaaggctggtgtagagttaaaccttattaaattaaacctttactgatgtaaggctggtgtagagttaaaccttattaaattactttactgatgtaaggctggtgtagagttaaaccttattaaattaaacctttactgatgtaaggctggtgtagagttaaaccttattaaattaaacctttactggtgtaaggctggtgtagagttaaaccttattaaattaaaccttttactgatgtaaggctggtgtagagttaaaccttattaaattactttactgatgtaaggctggtgtagagttaaaccttattaaattaaacatttactgatgtaaggctggtgtagagttaaaccttattaaattactttactgatgtaaggctggtgtagagttaaaccttattaaattaaacctttactgatgtaaggctggtgtagagttaaaccttattaaattactttactgatgtaaggctggtgtagagttaaaccttattaaattactttacctatgtaaggctggtgtagagttaaaccttattaaattaaatcttttactgatgtaaggctggtgtagagttaaaccttattaaattaaacctttactgatgtaaggctggtgtagagttaaaccttattaaattactttactgatgtaaggctggtgtagagttaaaccttattaaattaaattaaacttttactgatgtaaggctggtgtagagttaaaccttattaaatt
Coding sequences within:
- the LOC133447742 gene encoding basic proline-rich protein-like gives rise to the protein MGLSRPCPRRVPALSRACPEPVPVLSRPCPGPVPSLSRPCPGPVPGVSRPCPGPVPGLSQACPGPVPSLSRPCPEPVPALSRACPGPVPGLSRPCPRPVPALSRPCPSPAPALSQPCPEPVPALSQACPGPVPALSRPCPSPVPALSRPCPEPVPALSQACPGLSQPCPSPVPALSRPCPRPVPALSQACPGPVPSLSRPCPEPVPALSRACPGPVPGLSRPCPRPVPALSRPCPSPAPALSQPCPEPVPALSQACPGPVPALSRPCPSPAPALSQPCPGPVPSLSRPCPRPVRAFPSPVPALSRPCLGPVPALSRPCPRPVPALSRPCPRPVPALSPPCPRRVPALSQACPSPALVWVCQPCPGPVSALSQPCPRHVPALSQPCPGPVPAVSRPCPGPVPALSQACPGPVPALSRPCPRSVPALSQPCPSPVPGVSRPCPSPVPALSRPCPSPVPGLSQACPEPVPSLSRPCPEPVPGLSQACPRPVPAQ